AAATTCAACGCTAGAACACATCGGTTTGGCGTGAGGGTTAAACGCACTAAAAAACGTTTCAAAATCGCCCTTTCCTTCATCGATCCACGCACGCTCCGCAGCACTTTCCATAAAATGAGTGGAGACCACACACTGCTCTTCACGAGCAATTTGAAGCGCTTTTTTTGCCAAAATCGGGTGCGTTGAGTAAGGCGAATGCACCGAAACCGCAGGGATAAAACGTTTACATGTAAACGCTTTGGAGGCTTCAAGGCGTCCTCTAAAATCCCCATACATCGCGTCTACGGCACTGGGAACGGAGCCCAAGACTTCATTGAAATAAACCACACGTTGGGGTGTTGCAGCGCACGCTTCCAAATCAGCGCCAAAACTACTGATCGCACCCAAGGTGGTGGTTCCGCGTTTAAGCATTTCTTGGAGTTTACATGTAATGAGTTCCGTTGTTGCAAGCGCACTCAGTTCTTCTCTGTGCTTAATGACAGAGCGAAGCCACGGGATAAAATCGCCATAGCGAAGCATGCTTTGATTGGCACTAAATTCGAGGTGAACATGGCTATTGATGAGACCCGGCAAAATAACACTGTTTTTAGGGGTTTCGATTACGGTAACATTGGGGTGTTTGGCTTTAAGCTCCGCACTTTTTCCCACTTCGAGAATCGTTGCATCAAACACGACAGCGCCCTCTTCAATGATCTCAAAATCTTCGTTACATGTAAGTACAAAATCGGCAGTTATTAACGTCACTTTTTTCCTTTGGCTAAACGTTTGAAAGAGTGATTTTCAAACGAAAAATTCGTGTAATTGTATCCTAAACTAACCACTGATATAATAAGAGTAAATTTTAAACAAAAGGTAACTCATGAAAATTGTCGTGATTCAAGGTCCAAATCTTAATATGCTCAGTCACAGAGAGCAAACCATCTACGGTGGCATGAAACTTGAAGAGATTCACTCTCAAATGGAGACGGTCGCCAAACAAAATGGTTTTGAAATCGAATTTTTTCAATCCAATTTAGAGGGCGAAATCGTTGATCGTATCCAAGAGTGTTTAGGCGATGCCGATGGTATCATCATCAACCCAGCAGCGTACACACACAGTTCTATCGCGATTCGTGACGCGATTAGCGCGGTTGCTTTGCCTGCGATTGAAGTGCATATTAGCAACATCTACCGACGTGAAGAGTTTCGTCAAAAAAGTATGACCGCTGCGGTTTGTACCGGTCAAATCAGTGGTTTTGGACCGTTTGGTTACCACCTTGCGATGATTTCGATGATGCAAATGCTAGGCGAGCTTGACGCACTTCGCAAAGCACAAGCCGCACAACAACAAGTCACAAAAGCGTAAGATGAACTACATTCTCCAAGATGAAAATGCGCTTTATTACGAATGCGGGTTTTCATGCGATCATGCGGTTTTTTTAAAACTAGGCAGTGAAGCTTTTTTTATCACCGATGCCCGTTATACAACAGAAGCCTCAGAGATCATCCAAAATGCAACTGTTTTAGAAGGCGATAGACGCGATTTGCTCAAAACAGCGCGTCTGTTGATTCGAAAAAGTGGCATCACAACGCTTGCGTATAACCCCGCCGAATGGAATGTGGAAGCGTACGCAAGACTGAGTGAAAAGCTGAGCATCAACCTTCAAAAAAAACCTAATTTTTCGCAACAAAAACGCATCATCAAAAGTGACGCTGAGCTTGAAATACTCAAAAAGGCGGCACTGTTTGGACGCGATGCGTTTACCCATTTTGGAGAATTTTTAAAACAACATGGTGAAGGGATGGATGAAAAACGTGCCTTCTTTGAAGCCGAAGCGATTTTAAAACGCCATGGCGAATTGGGGCTTAGTTTTGAGCCGATTATCGCCCTTGGAGCGAACGCTGCGAAACCACATGCACTGCCTACATGTAAAACGCTTCAAAAGGGTGAACTCGTGCTTTTAGATGCAGGCGTGAAGTATCAGCGTTACTGTTCTGATCGTACACGAACGAGCTTTTTTGATGAAGGGTTCAACTTTGAAAAAGAGCAGCGCTTCAATGAGGCTTTGAAACAGAAAGTTTATGATACAGTGCTGTGTGCTCAAGAAGCGGCGCTGAAAACGGTCAAAATCGGTGTTAAAGCCAAAGAGATCGACAAAGCAGCGCGCGATGTGATCGACAAAGCAGGATTTGGACAGTATTTTATTCACTCCACGGGGCATGGTGTCGGCCTTGATATTCATGAACTTCCTGTCATTAGTGCGCGTTCAGAAACCATCATCGAAGAGAATATGGTCTTTACCATAGAGCCTGGGATTTATTTGCCAGAGCAATTTGGCGTTAGAATCGAAGATACGATTATTGTGAGAAATAGCGGCGCTGAGGTTATGGGGTGAAGTTAGAACGCATTCGATTTTTTCCTACATGTAAACGAGCCAAACCTCATTTTTCGCACCGAGCCGTCATTGGACTTGGCGGCAATCAAGGCGATGTTAAAAAGCGTTTTGTCAAACTCTACCGTATATTTTTAAACGATTCACGTTTTTATATACAGAAAAGCTCCATGGTGTTTCAAAATCCACCGTTTGGCTATCTCGATCAGCCCGATTTTTACAATGCTATCATCGTATTGCAAACATCTCTACGTGCAAAAGCATTGCTCAAAGTGCTTTTACATGTAGAGCATATTTTTGGGCGTGTCAGACTCTTTAAAAATGGACCAAGAACGCTGGATTTAGATATAATATTTTTCGATAATCAAAAGATCCATCAGCCTAACTTAATCGTCCCCCACCCTAAATGGTCGGAGCGTGCATCGGTTATCGTTCCACTCTTTACGCTAAAAAGTTTTAAAGGATAGAGGTGAAATTTCATACGTTTAGTGGTGAAACACCAGCAGAAGCGCTCAAACAAGCTCAACAAGACTGCGGTGAAAATGCACTTGTGATAAGTACCAAACAGATTCGCAAAAAGACGATTAGCACTTCCGCACTCTATGAAGTGGTCGTTGCCGTCGAAGAAGATCAACCCACTCCAATTCCTAAAAAACCAGAACCACGAGCTGAGAATAAATACAAAAGTGGCGAAGATGTGCTTTTTAGCCTCTCTGAAGCGGCCAAACAGATCTCACAAATTGCGCAAGCCACAGGTGACATGGGTGGCTCAAACGCTTCAAAGCAAGCAGAGAGAACTCAAAACAGCGAAGGTATTGGTGAGATCAAATGCGAAATCAATAAACTGGCCGATAAAATCAAACTCATCCAAGAGATGTTCTGGGAAGAGCGAGCACCGCATCGCAATAATTTAGCGATTCCCTCTGAATTTTCAGAGATTTATAAACTCGCTAAAACCAGCGGCATGGGCGAAGATCATTTAGAAAATATCATGAATCTCACCTTAGAGCATATGCCCGTACGTATGAAAAATAGCTCAGAGACGATCAAACGCTATTTTCAAGTGTTACTTCGCAAACTCATTCCCGTACGCATGGAAGCGGAACTGCCTAAAGGCAATAAGCGTGTGATGATGTTTGTGGGACCTACGGGTGTGGGAAAAACAACCACGATTGCCAAGCTTGCAGCTCGTTACTCGTATATTCAAGAAAAGCGTGCGAAAGTAGGCATTATTACGCTTGATACGTATAGAATTGGCGCAGTTGAACAACTTTTTCAGTATGCGAAGATGATGCGCTTACCCATCGAAGATGTGGTTGATCCGAGTGACTTTAACAATGCGCTTTCTTCTTTAAGTCATTGTGACGTGATTTTGATTGATACGGTAGGAAGTTCACAGTACGATAAAGATAAACTGATTAAGCTCAATAAGTTTCTGCAAAGCTCGCAATTACAAATCGATGTTAATTTAGTACTCTCTGCAGGAAGTAAGCTGGAAGACCTCAAAGAGATCTACAAAAATTTCTCTTTTTTAGACATTGATACGCTTATTTTTACAAAATTTGATGAAACGAAGGTTTTTGGAACGATATTTTCTTTGATTTACGATATTGACAAACCCGTAAGTTATTTTTCC
Above is a genomic segment from Sulfurospirillum halorespirans DSM 13726 containing:
- the mqnF gene encoding aminofutalosine deaminase family hydrolase produces the protein MTLITADFVLTCNEDFEIIEEGAVVFDATILEVGKSAELKAKHPNVTVIETPKNSVILPGLINSHVHLEFSANQSMLRYGDFIPWLRSVIKHREELSALATTELITCKLQEMLKRGTTTLGAISSFGADLEACAATPQRVVYFNEVLGSVPSAVDAMYGDFRGRLEASKAFTCKRFIPAVSVHSPYSTHPILAKKALQIAREEQCVVSTHFMESAAERAWIDEGKGDFETFFSAFNPHAKPMCSSVEFLELFSQNPTLFTHAVQATQNELEIIAEQKATLTHCPVSNRLLGVGKLDLEAVQHQNINLTLGTDGLSSNISLSLWDEMRSALMMHAECELSSLAKMLLQSVTCNAAKALQLPCGVLEKERYADLIVATLPQACEKEDVALQLILHTHQTHLTFIDGEQPC
- the aroQ gene encoding type II 3-dehydroquinate dehydratase gives rise to the protein MKIVVIQGPNLNMLSHREQTIYGGMKLEEIHSQMETVAKQNGFEIEFFQSNLEGEIVDRIQECLGDADGIIINPAAYTHSSIAIRDAISAVALPAIEVHISNIYRREEFRQKSMTAAVCTGQISGFGPFGYHLAMISMMQMLGELDALRKAQAAQQQVTKA
- a CDS encoding M24 family metallopeptidase; translation: MNYILQDENALYYECGFSCDHAVFLKLGSEAFFITDARYTTEASEIIQNATVLEGDRRDLLKTARLLIRKSGITTLAYNPAEWNVEAYARLSEKLSINLQKKPNFSQQKRIIKSDAELEILKKAALFGRDAFTHFGEFLKQHGEGMDEKRAFFEAEAILKRHGELGLSFEPIIALGANAAKPHALPTCKTLQKGELVLLDAGVKYQRYCSDRTRTSFFDEGFNFEKEQRFNEALKQKVYDTVLCAQEAALKTVKIGVKAKEIDKAARDVIDKAGFGQYFIHSTGHGVGLDIHELPVISARSETIIEENMVFTIEPGIYLPEQFGVRIEDTIIVRNSGAEVMG
- the folK gene encoding 2-amino-4-hydroxy-6-hydroxymethyldihydropteridine diphosphokinase, whose amino-acid sequence is MKLERIRFFPTCKRAKPHFSHRAVIGLGGNQGDVKKRFVKLYRIFLNDSRFYIQKSSMVFQNPPFGYLDQPDFYNAIIVLQTSLRAKALLKVLLHVEHIFGRVRLFKNGPRTLDLDIIFFDNQKIHQPNLIVPHPKWSERASVIVPLFTLKSFKG
- the flhF gene encoding flagellar biosynthesis protein FlhF: MEVKFHTFSGETPAEALKQAQQDCGENALVISTKQIRKKTISTSALYEVVVAVEEDQPTPIPKKPEPRAENKYKSGEDVLFSLSEAAKQISQIAQATGDMGGSNASKQAERTQNSEGIGEIKCEINKLADKIKLIQEMFWEERAPHRNNLAIPSEFSEIYKLAKTSGMGEDHLENIMNLTLEHMPVRMKNSSETIKRYFQVLLRKLIPVRMEAELPKGNKRVMMFVGPTGVGKTTTIAKLAARYSYIQEKRAKVGIITLDTYRIGAVEQLFQYAKMMRLPIEDVVDPSDFNNALSSLSHCDVILIDTVGSSQYDKDKLIKLNKFLQSSQLQIDVNLVLSAGSKLEDLKEIYKNFSFLDIDTLIFTKFDETKVFGTIFSLIYDIDKPVSYFSIGQEVPDDIVPASSDFLVECILDGFEKKRGEHGNAGK